A single Filimonas effusa DNA region contains:
- a CDS encoding winged helix-turn-helix transcriptional regulator, which translates to MKKYRDHTSTCPIVHTMAYIGGKWKPIILGRLVNGAVRFGKLAAVIPDISRKILAGQLKELEDDGLILRHSYNEKPPRVEYELSEIGKTVIPVLMAMTEWGGQMHDTIVNHKRALAGSSE; encoded by the coding sequence ATGAAGAAATACAGAGACCATACCTCCACCTGTCCAATTGTACATACGATGGCTTATATTGGCGGTAAGTGGAAACCAATCATACTGGGCCGGCTGGTGAACGGAGCGGTCCGGTTTGGCAAGCTGGCCGCAGTAATACCAGACATATCACGTAAGATATTGGCCGGGCAACTGAAGGAATTGGAGGACGACGGGTTGATCTTGCGCCACAGTTATAACGAAAAACCACCCAGGGTAGAATACGAACTAAGCGAGATTGGCAAAACCGTTATCCCTGTTCTGATGGCCATGACAGAATGGGGCGGCCAAATGCATGATACCATAGTCAACCATAAACGTGCACTTGCAGGGTCCTCTGAATAG
- a CDS encoding SDR family oxidoreductase, translating into MKSQGTTDEVLKGKIVLVTGGTKGIGKAVVRRLAQAGATVIVTARNTPAEPDVAYTFIAADLSRPEEIIEVADKIIGQFGRVDILINNMGANTYPGGGFSTLTDQDWDQALQVNLLASVRLDRALLPGMLAQQYGVIVHISSTSGQFPIWESTMAYSVAKSALNTYSKALATEVAGKGVRVVTVSPGLNKTEAMTVFLEDYAKQHNITVEEMTGRLLERVGGVPLGRMAEPEETAELIYFLVSPAASYITGANLVIDGGNFPVVK; encoded by the coding sequence ATGAAAAGTCAAGGAACAACTGATGAAGTGTTAAAGGGTAAAATAGTTCTGGTAACAGGCGGTACCAAAGGAATTGGCAAAGCGGTGGTAAGAAGGCTTGCGCAAGCGGGTGCGACTGTTATTGTTACGGCCAGAAATACCCCGGCAGAACCCGATGTCGCCTATACCTTTATTGCCGCCGACCTGTCGCGGCCTGAAGAGATCATCGAAGTTGCAGATAAGATCATTGGTCAATTCGGGCGGGTAGACATACTTATCAATAACATGGGGGCAAATACCTACCCGGGAGGAGGATTTAGCACGTTAACGGATCAGGATTGGGATCAGGCCCTGCAGGTAAACCTGCTTGCCTCCGTTCGCCTGGACAGGGCTTTGTTGCCTGGGATGCTGGCGCAACAGTATGGGGTAATCGTTCACATTTCCTCCACCAGTGGCCAGTTTCCTATTTGGGAGTCCACTATGGCGTACAGTGTGGCAAAATCGGCATTGAATACCTATAGCAAAGCATTGGCAACAGAGGTTGCAGGCAAAGGCGTGAGAGTGGTAACAGTTTCTCCGGGTTTAAACAAGACGGAGGCCATGACTGTCTTTTTGGAGGACTATGCCAAACAGCACAACATTACAGTGGAGGAAATGACCGGCAGGCTGTTGGAAAGAGTAGGCGGCGTGCCTCTTGGAAGAATGGCAGAGCCGGAAGAAACGGCGGAGCTGATCTACTTCCTTGTGTCACCTGCGGCATCGTATATCACGGGTGCAAACCTGGTTATCGATGGCGGAAATTTCCCGGTCGTTAAATAA